CTCTTGTGCCATCTCAACTACTATTAAGAAAAAGGAAGATAGTGAAGTGACTAAAAGATGAAGTTTAAGATAAATGTTCATAAGCATATTTGTGCAATGCAGCTCCATCCTCAAATCTGAATGAAGGAGTGATGAACAGGGTAAACTAACAAAATTTATCATCTAAAATTGTAAAGCAATAACTGGAAACTCAAGTTACAGGTATGTGTATGAACATATATGTGCATGATTTACTGGGTTGGTCTCAAGTCCTGAATAAAGAATCCATACAACTAGTTTCTCATAAAGTTATCTTGAAACTGGACATGATAAACATAAGTTTCAGATGCATTTTTGGATGTGTGCTTCCACTTCAAACCTAAGTGTGGGCGCAAGGGAAATGAAGTAAGGACATACTATTCCTTTAAGTTATTATAACGAACTCCATTCCCATATACAAAACCCAACTCTAAAGACTGCCAAAGGGATGAGACACCCAATaccctgtgtgtacacacacatacaagtaagCTTGCTCATTTTCAAACTTCTGCAGAGAGTGAAGTAGATGAAAAATTTCCTCAAGCTTGATTAAAACTGATAGCAATAATGCAAAGCTAATAAATAGAAACAATTGTGAGATATACATATGCCATTATGCTCTGTCTACAGAAAAGAGCTAATGGTATATCAAATGAGAAGCTTACTATGTAAGACATAAATCTAATGTGATCATCAATGCTTGTGATCAACGCATACAGTTtggaatgtgtgaggatgtgcaaAGGGCTTCAACATCGAGCTTACAATGAAATGAATAACATTCTTTAGTTTCATCATTATTAATGGTCTTTTAAAATTAGATATAACAAACTACAGTCTGTGGGGTACATACATCTTTTGGTAAATGTATAGGAAGTGGAAAAAGTGGTAAAAATATGTATTCCCAATAAATAAGGATATAAcggaaaaaaggaagagaaaaacaaaGCATGAAGCTGTAATACTTAACACAATTTTTTCTACATAAAAATCACTAACCATTAAGAGAACGAACTGCTTCCAAAGATTTTACTGTTTTCTACAATACGACTGTGCCCTGACCACCAATGTTATTTTTGAATAAATACTTAATTATCCTCACCCATCAATTATGAGATCTGGAAAAAGTGCTGGGCAATTACACACTGGGCAGATCCAAAGTGACTTTTGTTCATTCATTTGAAGATAGGCAACTGCATCAAAACACTGGAAGTGCTGGCAGTAAATGCCTCGACAAGGAACAGACATCCTGGACATTGTTAGTGGGCATAACAGAGAGCACTGGAGAGTTGTGGTGACTATACCATCACTGTCTTTGTCTTGTTTTACCCTGCTTTTTACTGGTGTGGAAATAATAATACACTTTCATAATTATTTTCCATGTAAACATTCCTTTTCAGTGCCTCATTGAACAAAGGTGAGCTTATAATAATTCAAATGCAAAGAAACCCTTCAAATGTCAACCCTGACTCCTACCTTGATGCAATATACAATAATAGCTCAATCTTTTCCTTTAATATAAAACCTTTCTTAACTATTTTCAtctaaatgttaataaaagctaAAGCACAGAGTACTTGATTTACAATCACCTATCACTTCAGTCATTGTCCAAATTTATAGTTTCCAGTTTAtgatgtacaatgcactgaaaactTTCACCATAAATATGCACGTTGCTCTGGCTTAAAGAGATAAAAAACTAGTCTTTTGCCAATGTACAGGTGAAGTCATTGATACAAATGTTATAATTTTGCAGTTACTATAAAGGCACTGAAACTTATGGAAAATGAAAACTAGTCAAAAGTACAATTCCTGGGTTTCAAAATGCAACTTACTTAGAGATCTGGTGTCTTGTATCTTTGATGGTTTCTTTCTCTTGAGTTTGTACATAAGATCACTAACAGTCAACTTTTTCACCAGAGACAGATATACGACATAGTACTCCCCATGACCAGAAGAGCTAGAGACCTGGAAAATAAGGCTGTTTTATGATACCATAACAAACACCTTTTGTgcataatatatctatctatctatctatgtatatctctgacacctgttctttCTAGAAtgctcaaggaggtggccacagcaacagaatctccataactagtgaagtatagtgctgcttcttagcctttagtgcctcacccttaacaagccacggGCAGAGGGCAAATTCAGTGCAGTGTTCGCAAAGGTTCCTACCTAAAGTTCCCACAGACTACTTCTACATCATGCTCCTGCCTAAAGTTCCTACCTCctacttatacctaatgtttccatctaatgctcatacctactacttccatctatcgctcctaccattttgctaaaagacagatctagcacatagtgctcactgcagaaaaatctagttacaaagaatgagctgtgtgagttaaagtgttgtcaagtgtcatgtatgacaaggagagattttatgtttatattggacagaatgccagtagtccgtGTGTGGACGAGGCAAAAGGATTAGATAGCTACTTGGGTCAGATAATAAATGTGTCCATACAATAAAGATGCTCCTCCCCCCCAGTCAGCAGGTAACCCTTTTccgtgtttttgttgtttttatagTCCTTCTGGGCAGCTTTTAATTTCAAGGACCCCACTGAGGATGAATTATATAAAAGCTAAGGATTTAGATGGTATTGTGGTAGTACATGGCAAAGATACTAATTTGAACCTTGGGATGGACTGCTTTGGGCTGAACTCAGTTGGTTAACATCTCCTTGCACTTTGGTTCTGTTCTATCCTTGGATGGAATTCAGGAGAAAAATTGGCCTTGCAGGCCATTTGCAGGCCAACAAAAGCCATCTTCATACAATTCTTTTATGAAAGCCATTTTTGGTTCATCATAAGGCAACCTaatcagtgtgtgtgagtgtatgtatgtatgaaatcactgtttgaggagggagttttacaattgTGGAACCCAGTCTCTTAAACATTCTGTATCATACTTCTTAAAATCATGAATACATTCTACATTTACtgtatcctcagtcattctaccccagtcatccaccattcttatactaaaGAAAGTTTTTTCTAAGTAATTGAAAATTACAGCTGAACCTTTAGCTGTATAGTAGCATGTGGCATATATTTCTGTTCTTTATTTttgataatgtgtatgtgggtgggatgggccattctttcatctgtttccttgcaccacaggagacagcgacaaagtataataaaatatgaatatttttgatgTCTACTGTAATTGCAAGTGGTAAGGGGTTATTATACGGAATGTTTCCCGACTATAATTCTAAACCATCATAAGTATGAAATGTCGTTCTATGAGAAACCACTATATCATGGATGGCTGTACTGTGCCAGTGTTTGTGATGAATCATATAtgagacaaataaaaaaaatatcctgttCCATATGCTATGTAATCAATGAAAAACTCAggcaatatacataaaaaaactcACCTCTATTACGTTGACTGTTCCACTGGTAAAGTTACACAAAGCTGTGATGTTAATAGGGATGGGTCCACCCTTGTCATGAAATAGGAGTAAAACTCATTAGAGAGAGAAACCTTAAAAATTACATAATATTTTTCACACTTCCTTTCCATCAATAAAATGAAAGATCATTCGGAACAGCAGTCTAAGCACATACTCCATCAAATTTTGTCTACAGGTATATATACCTTGCCAACataggaaatgatgaatatgtaagaaaaacatTATATACAATTTTCTATTAATcaaacttgttcaccatttcccaccttaAAGAGGTAATGTTAGGAAAAGATGAACAATTTGCTAActttctctctagctgtcatgtatgatgctctAAATCCAGAATATCATTTAACCTAAAAATCATAAATTCTTACCTTTGTATCACACACTTTCCAATTGACATGAACCATGACTTTGGGGGGATACTTGTCATCCTGCTCACATGATGGATCCAAGCGACAAAACCTCAGCAATAACTACAGTAAAGCAGAGTAATGCCATAATCTTTATGAAATTTTAAGCCAATATTGGTCATAACTAATTAAGCTTTGAACATGAAAGAACTATGACAAGATTATCAATGAAGAAATCTTAAAAAGAGTTTTAAGGTAGCTACTCTACGGtggcaaaatataataataaaatatcaaTGATTTTGTACACATTTTTTCACATATATCCACtatcatgatatatatcataaagaaaaaattacCTTATAATCTTGTTCATCTACTGACTTTGCTACATCAGAAGTGATCGCAAATGAGAAGCTCTTCTTGGTGTGAAATACTGAAgctagaaataaagaaaaaactgaagagttcatatgaaacacacacaataaatatttcttacacacacaaaaaaacagtaTCTTTCTGACACCCGCTTCCACctggagctccctcaagggggtggtcatgaCAACACAAGCCtcaataactagtgaactccagtgctgctttttagcctttagtgatCAATAATGAACAAACTTAATATCCTAACAATTACtctcactttcattttcatccattaCCAGCAATTACAATTATCCTTTTTTAAATACATATAATCTTTCTACATCTTTTTTGGAAGACTGTTTTCCAATGCCTTCATTTCCTTCATACATTTTTGATAAATAAACCTGCTTATCTAATTAAACAGTAATATAATCTGAATGAAAGTACACAAAGCTGGGCTTATATTTTTACTCTGGAAAAAATATTTTATCTACATCTGTAAAAAGCTAGgtgtaatataattttttttttttttttttttttatactttgtcgctgtctcccgcgtttgcaaggtagcacaaggaaacagacgaaagaaatagcccaaccccccccatacacatgtatatgcatacgtccacacacgcaaatatacatacctacacagctttccatggcttaccccagacgcttcacatgccttgattcaatccactgaccacgtcaacccaggtataccacatcgctccaattcactctattccttgccctcctttcaccctcctgcatgttcaggcccagatcacacaaaatctttttcactccatctttccacctccaatttggtctccctcttctccttattccctccacctccgacacatatatcctcttggtcaatctttcctcactcatcctctccatgtgcccaaaccacttcaaaacaccctcttctgctctctcaaccacgctctttttatttccacacatctctcttacccttacgttactcgctcgatcaaaccacctcacaccacacattgtcctcaaacatctcatttccagcacatccatcctcctgcacacaactctatccatagcccacgcctcgcaaccatacaacattgttggaaccactattccttcaaacatacccatttttgctttcccagataatgttctcgacttccacacattcttcaaggcccccagaattttcgccccctcccccaccctatgatccacttccgcttccatggttccatccgctgccagatccactcccagatatctaaaacacttcacttcctccagtttttctccattcaaactcaccccccaattgacttgaccctcaaccctactgtacctaataaccttgctcttattcacatttactcttaactttcttcttccacatactttaccaaactcagtcaccagcttctgcagtttctcacatgaatcagccaccagcgctgtatcatcagcgaacaacaactgactcacttcccaagctctctcatccccaacagacttcatacttgcccctctttccaaaactcttgcatttacctccctaacaaccccatccataaacaaattaaacaaccatggagacatcacacacccctgccgcaaacctacattcactgagaaccaatcactttcctctcttcctacacgtacacatgccttacatcctcgataaaaacttttcactgcttctaacaactttccacccacaaaAATTTCCCTTGAAGCATCTAAAACTGTACCATATCTTTCACAAATTACCAGTCTATTTTGTACATCTTGCGTGTGTTGATAAAAGATGGAAATCATATATCTATAATTATAGATGGACAAGGTGTTCAAACTATTACCTACAACTTGTGCTACTATTAGCAGTCATTCTAGGTAGATAATCATCTGTATATTCCCACTTATCTATTTCTTAATCCTTTCAaactaaactattcgccatttcccgcattagcaaggtagcattaagaacagaggactgggcctctgagggaatatcctcacctggcccccttctctgttccttcttttggaaaataaaaaaaaaaaaaacaagaggggaggatttccagcccccccgctccctccccttttagtcaccttctacaacacgcagggaatacgtgggaagtcttctttctcccctatccccagggataatttcttAATCCATCTGTGTGAATATCTCCATGCTTTTGCATCCAGGGATggctgaagcttttttttttatttcaggttTATAATGACCAAAACTGTAGTTTTTTGATTTCTTAAGTTTCTCTGCCTTTATTTCAATAAAGTGTTTAATGCTAAGTTATCCTTTAGTCTTCATTCCTAATTCAAATGAAACACATTAATACCATCTTAATAATAGTATAGTATTTATAGTTGTGCTCTCCTTCATCTTCAGTTATTAAGACTAACCTAAAACTGCTCTGGCTGTTACAATGTTTGATTCCACCACTTATCCATAGTTTTCACAAGCAGCCTACCAACACAGCTGGGAAAATATCATGTATCTCTGTCACCCACAGACCTTCaaagagaatgaataaaagaGGTGTTCAAAAACACAACATAAAACAAATGCCAAGGTACACCTATTCCTGGAAATCTAATGTAAAAACATTAAGCAACAATACAAAAGAACCCTCTGAGAAAAACACATTGGCTACTCAATGTTCTAACCTTATGGAACATAAACTTGACAAATGGTTAACAAAAGCAACAGATGCATCAAAACCAAATGATTAAAGTAAATGCGAGCCAATGAAGAAGAATAATGTGGTAAGGAGCACCATATATTATGGAGGAGAGCATCGACAGAGAACTTTAATCAAAACTAAAGCATTAGTGAGCACGAACTGGTAACCCAGCCTCTGAGTAAATGTGACGAAAACATTCATACAGCCTTGCAGGCACCTGACTATCTTTTCTGGCTAATAATGTCCCAAAATTTTACCAAATGTCTAGCAGGTTATATCACAAACACGATCAAATGAAAAGCATAGAGGTATATCTTACACATCAGAAAGCCAGAGGTGCAGGTCATAAAGTAAGAATAAGAGATTCATCAAAAATCAAGAGCAAAATACAACAGTACAACAGTGAGCAATTAGGGTTAGTCGCACAGTGGCAACCCTAGATTTCTGCATATATGACATCATAGGCCTACTGTATGTTTATCAAGGCTATATGAATGAATAACAGCTGGTCTTAAAAGTATCACAATCACCTGAAAAGATAAAAACCAAGTGGATACACTCTACCTTGGGCATTACATGATGCTTTAACCACTTTGCGAGACAAGGCTCTCTCCAATACTCATAGGCTCAATCTGGAGGTCAGAAAAAATGCtacctcttccatacattccatAACACTGATATGATCATTGTAAAGGTTGTATATGATCACAGGCACTGCTTAATCCTGTCAACTTATAGGACAAATCACTAGTGCACACATGGGGTTGGAAGACCTTGGCACTTCGGGAACATGCCCTGAGCCATGCACATTAATAAAATTAATCTACAATTGGCATCACAGATTCCACATAGTCACTGGAGATAAAACCCAGCATACTATCTTCTCTTTATATATCTCTTATAAAACTTGCATATTTTGCACTGTGCATTCAAGGACCAAGACTGTTTTTTTGTTTGAGTGATTTGTAATGGGCCATCCAAACAATGTGGTTCCTAGGTCCCAGTGTTAGCTTAACAATCCTCTATTTGCACATATAAAGTTATGGCTATATTATGTTCATCTTTTCATAAGATCATGTCAACAGAAATGTAAAAACTGATATGCAATATGATCGTTTTGTCTTATGACTTATCTAAAGTCTTTTAAGGACATTTAGAATTTAATAGTTTCATttgagcaaaatgaaaaaaagactaGCTTCAAATATTGTAACAGTACAGCATTCAAACATGACACTGATTTTTGCCTTGTCACCTTATCAGTATGTACAAGATGAATCTGTCTGTCATCTaataaaacaaaaacatgtaGTTTAACATCCTATACAAGGTAGTACTAATCCAAAACTGGGTCGTGAAGTGCATAATGAACCCCACACTATCCACAGCCtgccttgaaatataaaaaggtaGTTAATTTTCATATACAGTCATTAATATGGGTAGATCCACaattagatatctaaaatataaagaaatattaccAAGATGCCAAGCCTTAACAATATCCTTCTTGTGATCATAAAACGGCAGCTTCTTCATAGTCACACAACTTGGTGAAGGGCTTTCATCAGCTTTTTGCCTCATGATTTGTCTCATGTTTGTGGAGTTTTCCCTCAACTTCGTTCCTCTTGAGGAGTGTTCACATGGAAGAATAAAATCAGGCCTATGTCTTGAAACCATTCTTCTTTCTTGGTGAAAAGGAAAATGACGATCTGACTCTGAGATTTGAGTGGAGTGTGGAAACCATCTATTAAACAGGCATCCCATTTCACAAAAA
The nucleotide sequence above comes from Panulirus ornatus isolate Po-2019 chromosome 68, ASM3632096v1, whole genome shotgun sequence. Encoded proteins:
- the LOC139747485 gene encoding E3 SUMO-protein ligase PIAS3-like isoform X1, with the protein product MENHQGIVEDIRLFTFSVFCEMGCLFNRWFPHSTQISESDRHFPFHQERRMVSRHRPDFILPCEHSSRGTKLRENSTNMRQIMRQKADESPSPSCVTMKKLPFYDHKKDIVKAWHLASVFHTKKSFSFAITSDVAKSVDEQDYKLLLRFCRLDPSCEQDDKYPPKVMVHVNWKVCDTKGGPIPINITALCNFTSGTVNVIEVSSSSGHGEYYVVYLSLVKKLTVSDLMYKLKRKKPSKIQDTRSLIKSRVKQDKDSDGIVTTTLQCSLLCPLTMSRMSVPCRGIYCQHFQCFDAVAYLQMNEQKSLWICPVCNCPALFPDLIIDGYFQEVLAQANECSKVSLLEDGSWTSTAVSEQHTHTKKHQGATRKRTFAEIIVIDSDEEYPNTENDQEAKIRKANRVFHNARSLHENSADDLLESCRLSETERSKRRRRKRRPKSSRYR
- the LOC139747485 gene encoding uncharacterized protein isoform X2 — translated: MENHQGIVEDIRLFTFSVFCEMGCLFNRWFPHSTQISESDRHFPFHQERRMVSRHRPDFILPCEHSSRGTKLRENSTNMRQIMRQKADESPSPSCVTMKKLPFYDHKKDIVKAWHLASVFHTKKSFSFAITSDVAKSVDEQDYKLLLRFCRLDPSCEQDDKYPPKVMVHVNWKVCDTKGGPIPINITALCNFTSGTVNVIEVSSSSGHGEYYVVYLSLVKKLTVSDLMYKLKRKKPSKIQDTRSLNQEAKIRKANRVFHNARSLHENSADDLLESCRLSETERSKRRRRKRRPKSSRYR